From Equus quagga isolate Etosha38 chromosome 3, UCLA_HA_Equagga_1.0, whole genome shotgun sequence, one genomic window encodes:
- the CXCL13 gene encoding C-X-C motif chemokine 13, producing MRFIPGSLLLTLLLCSLSPVHGVLEAYNTNLKCKCIQHTSFFFPIRHIDRVQIVSPGNGCPNMEVIIWLKNKSVVCLNPKVKSTKKLMNVLWRKTFPSTPPTPVSKSMTT from the exons ATGAGGTTCATCCCAGGATCTCTGCTTCTCACACTGCTGCTCTGCAGCCTCTCTCCAGTCCATG GTGTTCTGGAGGCCTATAATACAAACTTAAAGTGTAAATGCATCCAACACACCTCATTCTTCTTCCCCATCCGCCACATTGACCGGGTTCAAATTGTTTCCCCTGGGAACGGGTGCCCAAACATGGAAGTCAT AATTTGGTTGAAGAATAAGTCCGTTGTGTGCTTGAACCCTAAAGtcaaatcaacaaaaaaattaatgaatgtatTATGGAG AAAAACTTTTCCTTCAACTCCACCAACTCCAGTATCTAAGAGTATGACTACCTGA